A stretch of the Sylvia atricapilla isolate bSylAtr1 chromosome 30, bSylAtr1.pri, whole genome shotgun sequence genome encodes the following:
- the ANP32E gene encoding acidic leucine-rich nuclear phosphoprotein 32 family member E isoform X2, giving the protein MEMKKRINLELRNRAPEKVTELVLDNCRSSNGEIEGLNDSFKELQFLSMANVELTSLAKLPTLSKLRKLELSDNVISGGLEVLAERCPNLTYLNLSGNKIKDLGTVEALQNLKNLKSLDLFNCEITNLEDYRDSIFELLQQITYLDGFDQEDNEAPDSEDDDDEGDEDDDDDENEAGPPGEYEEEDDEDDGASDLGEGEEEEEVGLSYLMKEEIQDEEDDDDYVEGGDEEEEAEGVRGEKRKREPEDEGEEEED; this is encoded by the exons ATGGAGATGAAGAAGCGCATCAACCTGGAGTTGCGGAACCGGGCCCCCGAGAAG GTGACAGAGTTGGTGCTCGATAACTGCCGGTCCAGCAACGGGGAAATCGAAGGGCTCAATGACTCATTTAAGGAGCTCCAGTTTCTCAGCATGGCCAACGTTGAGCTGACGTCACTGGCCAAACTCCCCACGTTGAGTAAGCTCCGGAAG CTGGAGTTGAGCGACAATGTAATTTCTGGAGGCCTGGAGGTCCTTGCAGAGAGATGTCCTAATCTCACATATCTAAATCTAAGTGGCAACAAAATCAAAGATCTTGGCACTGTGGAAGCTCTT caaaatctGAAGAATTTGAAGAGCCTTGACCTGTTCAACTGTGAGATTACAAACCTTGAGGACTACAGGGACAGCATCtttgagctgctccagcagatcACATACCTGGATGGGTTTGATCAGGAGGACAACGAGGCACCAGACTCAGAAGACGATGATGATG AAGgggatgaagatgatgatgatgatgagaaTGAAGCTGGGCCTCCAGGAGAATATGAagaagaagatgatgaagatgatggaGCTTCAGATTTGGGGGAAggtgaagaggaggaggaagttGGTCTTTCATACctgatgaaagaagaaattcag GATGAAGAGGATGATGATGACTATGTTGAAGGAGgtgatgaggaggaggaag
- the ANP32E gene encoding acidic leucine-rich nuclear phosphoprotein 32 family member E isoform X1 has product MEMKKRINLELRNRAPEKVTELVLDNCRSSNGEIEGLNDSFKELQFLSMANVELTSLAKLPTLSKLRKLELSDNVISGGLEVLAERCPNLTYLNLSGNKIKDLGTVEALQNLKNLKSLDLFNCEITNLEDYRDSIFELLQQITYLDGFDQEDNEAPDSEDDDDEGDEDDDDDENEAGPPGEYEEEDDEDDGASDLGEGEEEEEVGLSYLMKEEIQDEEDDDDYVEGGDEEEEEGVRGEKRKREPEDEGEEEED; this is encoded by the exons ATGGAGATGAAGAAGCGCATCAACCTGGAGTTGCGGAACCGGGCCCCCGAGAAG GTGACAGAGTTGGTGCTCGATAACTGCCGGTCCAGCAACGGGGAAATCGAAGGGCTCAATGACTCATTTAAGGAGCTCCAGTTTCTCAGCATGGCCAACGTTGAGCTGACGTCACTGGCCAAACTCCCCACGTTGAGTAAGCTCCGGAAG CTGGAGTTGAGCGACAATGTAATTTCTGGAGGCCTGGAGGTCCTTGCAGAGAGATGTCCTAATCTCACATATCTAAATCTAAGTGGCAACAAAATCAAAGATCTTGGCACTGTGGAAGCTCTT caaaatctGAAGAATTTGAAGAGCCTTGACCTGTTCAACTGTGAGATTACAAACCTTGAGGACTACAGGGACAGCATCtttgagctgctccagcagatcACATACCTGGATGGGTTTGATCAGGAGGACAACGAGGCACCAGACTCAGAAGACGATGATGATG AAGgggatgaagatgatgatgatgatgagaaTGAAGCTGGGCCTCCAGGAGAATATGAagaagaagatgatgaagatgatggaGCTTCAGATTTGGGGGAAggtgaagaggaggaggaagttGGTCTTTCATACctgatgaaagaagaaattcag GATGAAGAGGATGATGATGACTATGTTGAAGGAGgtgatgaggaggaggaag